In the Juglans microcarpa x Juglans regia isolate MS1-56 chromosome 6D, Jm3101_v1.0, whole genome shotgun sequence genome, one interval contains:
- the LOC121236060 gene encoding lysophospholipid acyltransferase 1-like, giving the protein MELDMNSMAGAIGVSVPVLRFLLCFVATIPVSFLWRFVPGRIGKHLYSALSGALLSYLSFGFSSNLHFLVPMLLAYASMVLFRSRCGIITFFLGFGYLIGCHVYYMSGDAWKEGGIDATGALMVLTLKVISCAINYNDGLLKEEDLREAQRKNRLIELPSLIEYIGYCLCCGSHFAGPVYEIKDYLDWTEGKGIWSHSEKGRSPSPYGATVRALLQAAFCMALYLYLVPQFPLSRFTDPIYQQWGFWKRLFYQYMSGFTARWKYYFIWSISEASIIISGLGFSGWTESSPQKPRWDRAKNVDVLGVELAKSAVELPLVWNIQVSTWLRHYVYERLVQKGKKPGFFQLLATQTVSAVWHGLYPGYIIFFVQSALMIAGSRVIYRWQQAVPGLVKKIIVLLNFAYTLLVLNYSCIGFIVLSLHETLASYGSVYFVGTVLPIVLILLGNIIRPAKPVRSKARKEQ; this is encoded by the exons ATGGAGCTGGACATGAATTCCATGGCGGGCGCGATCGGGGTTTCGGTACCGGTGCTCCGGTTTCTCCTCTGCTTCGTGGCCACCATACCTGTGAGCTTCCTCTGGAGATTCGTCCCCGGTCGAATCGGAAAGCACCTCTACTCGGCCTTGTCCGGGGCTCTGCTATCCTACCTTTCATTCGGGTTCTCTTCCAATCTACATTTCTTGGTCCCCATGTTGCTCGCTTACGCTTCGATGGTCCTATTTCGCTCCCGGTGCGGCATCATCACTTTCTTCTTGGGATTCGGCTATCTCATTGGCtg CCACGTGTATTACATGAGCGGTGATGCATGGAAGGAAGGGGGTATTGATGCCACTG GAGCGTTGATGGTGTTAACATTGAAAGTCATTTCGTGTGCAATAAACTACAATGATGGGCTATTAAAAGAGGAAGACTTACGCGAGGCTCAGAGAAAAAATAGGTTGATTGAGTTACCCTCCTTGATTGAGTACATCGGTTACTGCCTCTGCTGCGGTAGTCATTTTGCTGGTCCAGTTTATGAAATAAAGGATTATCTTGACTGGACTGAAGGAAAGGGG ATTTGGAGCCATTCAGAGAAAGGACGGTCACCATCACCATATGGGGCCACAGTTAGAGCTCTTCTCCAAGCTGCTTTTTGCATGGCCTTGTATCTGTACTTAGTACCTCAGTTTCCTTTGTCCCGATTTACTGATCCCATTTACCAACAATGGGGATTTTGGAAACGGTTGTTTTACCAGTACATGTCTGGCTTTACGGCACGCTGGAAATATTACTTCATCTGGTCAATTTCAGAGGCCTCTATCATTATTTCTGGCCTGGGCTTCAGTGGCTGGACAGAATCATCTCCACAAAAGCCACGCTGGGATCGCGCCAAAAATGTTGACGTTCTGGGTGTTGAGTTGGCAAAGAGTGCAGTGGAGTTGCCACTTGTGTGGAATATTCAAGTCAGTACTTGGCTGCGTCATT ATGTTTATGAGAGACTCGTTCAGAAGGGAAAGAAGCCTGGTTTCTTCCAGTTGCTGGCTACACAGACCGTCAGTGCGGTTTGGCAT GGATTGTATCCTGGTTACATCATCTTCTTTGTCCAGTCAGCGTTGATGATTGCTGGTTCAAGAG TCATTTACAGGTGGCAGCAAGCTGTCCCTGGTCTGGTTAAGAAGATAATAGTGCTTTTAAACTTTGCTTACACACTTCTGGTGCTGAACTACTCCTGTATTGGTTTCATC GTATTAAGCCTGCATGAAACACTTGCCTCCTATGGAAGTGTATATTTTGTTGGAACCGTTCTTCCCATTGTTTTGATCCTCCTTGGTAACATAATTAGACCTGCAAAGCCTGTCAGATCCAAAGCTCGGAAAGAGCAGTGA